In a genomic window of Chryseobacterium sp. G0162:
- a CDS encoding ATP-binding protein, with protein sequence MSSIALFFVVLFYLALLFLVAHLAEKKRSKFWINNPYIYALSLAVYCTAWTYYGSIGVAATSGLNYLPIYIGPAMIIPAWIYINTRIVRIARVNKISSLADFISLRYGNSRSLGAIITIVCLLAIVPYIGLQIKAISETFHLVTETPMSKDILTDNATFVVVLIALFSSYYGTRYVDASEKRLGIISAIALESFLKLFFIIILGLFVIYYVFDGFTDIYQKASHFEDFKEKNTFNGIEGAMNWMVLCMISATAICILPRQFHTAIVENRQEKHIRTAIWFFPLYLLTFTIFIFPIAWGGRLIFDGEKVNPEFYSILIPQHFDNTLITVLVFLGGLSSCISMIIISAITLSIMLSNNLIIPYGLLGKLKSENEAQNTRSITNIRKFSIFALIIMAFVFYKYFILKTSLDSVGLISFVVIAQLAPAFFGAIFWRRGSYKGAVIGLAAGLAICYFGLIIPQYYFSYNQELKGVLRDMYNSFNFFTIPYLARIPQIFFWSMLVNTGLFTIISVSTKGNYRERNFAELYVDIDKYIQNHENAFIWRGTAYISDIQNILERFLGKNKTEQALRIFNLKYNIDSKTETADSRFIKFSENLLAGRIGTASAKILIEGVTKEDKISLKEVLNILEESKENISLNKKLTEQSEELQKLSNDLRTANENLIVKDRQKDDFLDSVAHELRTPITAIRSAGEILADDDDIPFEIKQEFLNNIITESDRLSEIINDILYLDKLQHGEILLSIQQNNILETYKKALSPLLHLIQQKNIHLSEVNLLNRVIFEYDEARMIQLLQNIWGNALKFTDEQGTIQTKLFEKENQLIITIFNTGKHIPEEDLEMIFDKFYQSRNQNILKPTGSGLGLAISKKIIQAHNGSIKAENSGLGVTFTISLPNSITKEIKNEVEHL encoded by the coding sequence ATGAGTAGTATTGCATTATTTTTTGTGGTTCTGTTTTATCTGGCTCTTCTGTTCTTAGTTGCTCACCTGGCAGAGAAGAAAAGAAGTAAGTTCTGGATCAACAATCCTTACATTTATGCATTGTCTCTTGCTGTGTATTGTACAGCATGGACTTACTACGGAAGTATTGGTGTAGCTGCTACAAGCGGATTAAATTATTTACCTATTTATATTGGCCCTGCCATGATTATCCCTGCCTGGATCTATATCAATACAAGGATTGTAAGAATCGCCAGGGTTAATAAAATAAGCAGTCTTGCAGATTTCATCTCGTTACGATATGGAAACAGCAGAAGTCTGGGTGCCATCATTACGATTGTCTGCCTGTTAGCAATTGTTCCTTACATCGGATTACAGATCAAAGCCATATCTGAAACCTTCCATCTGGTAACGGAAACTCCTATGTCAAAGGATATCCTGACCGATAATGCCACATTTGTTGTTGTTCTAATCGCTTTGTTTTCTTCCTATTATGGAACGAGATATGTAGATGCTTCGGAAAAACGACTGGGAATCATTTCTGCCATTGCCCTGGAGAGCTTTTTAAAGCTATTCTTTATTATCATTCTTGGGCTTTTTGTGATCTATTATGTTTTTGACGGGTTTACAGATATTTATCAGAAAGCCAGTCATTTTGAAGATTTTAAAGAAAAAAATACATTTAATGGGATTGAAGGAGCCATGAACTGGATGGTTCTGTGCATGATCTCAGCAACAGCAATCTGCATATTACCCAGACAATTTCACACAGCGATTGTTGAAAACAGACAGGAAAAGCATATCAGAACAGCCATCTGGTTTTTTCCGCTTTATTTATTGACCTTCACTATATTCATTTTTCCGATTGCATGGGGTGGAAGACTGATCTTTGATGGAGAAAAGGTAAACCCTGAATTCTACTCTATTTTAATTCCGCAGCATTTTGACAATACTTTAATCACCGTTTTGGTTTTCCTTGGCGGATTGAGTTCGTGTATTTCCATGATTATTATTTCGGCCATCACTTTATCCATTATGCTTTCCAACAACCTTATCATTCCTTATGGTTTACTTGGAAAACTGAAATCTGAGAATGAAGCACAAAATACAAGAAGCATCACTAACATTAGGAAATTCAGCATTTTCGCACTGATTATCATGGCTTTTGTGTTCTATAAATATTTCATTTTAAAAACATCACTGGATTCTGTTGGATTAATCTCGTTTGTAGTCATTGCACAGCTTGCACCTGCCTTTTTCGGCGCTATATTCTGGAGAAGAGGAAGCTACAAAGGTGCAGTGATTGGTCTTGCTGCAGGATTAGCCATATGCTATTTCGGATTAATCATCCCGCAGTATTATTTCTCATACAACCAGGAACTCAAAGGGGTTTTAAGAGATATGTACAATTCTTTCAATTTCTTCACCATTCCTTATCTGGCAAGGATTCCGCAAATATTTTTTTGGTCAATGCTGGTGAATACAGGTTTATTTACCATTATTTCCGTGAGTACCAAAGGAAATTACCGTGAAAGAAACTTTGCCGAACTGTATGTAGATATCGACAAATACATTCAGAATCATGAAAATGCTTTTATCTGGAGGGGAACAGCCTACATCTCTGACATTCAAAATATACTGGAGAGATTTTTAGGTAAAAACAAGACCGAACAGGCCTTGAGAATTTTCAATTTAAAATATAATATTGATTCTAAAACAGAGACTGCCGATTCAAGATTCATCAAATTCTCGGAAAACCTTCTGGCAGGACGAATCGGGACAGCATCAGCTAAAATTCTGATTGAAGGGGTCACCAAAGAAGATAAAATATCTCTTAAGGAAGTTTTGAATATCCTTGAAGAATCTAAGGAAAATATCAGCTTAAACAAAAAACTTACAGAACAGTCTGAAGAATTACAAAAGCTCTCTAATGACCTCAGAACAGCTAATGAAAACTTAATCGTTAAAGACCGTCAAAAAGATGATTTTCTGGATTCTGTTGCCCATGAACTGAGAACTCCCATCACAGCGATCCGCTCAGCCGGGGAAATACTGGCTGATGATGATGACATTCCTTTTGAAATTAAACAGGAATTTTTAAACAATATCATCACCGAATCTGACAGATTAAGTGAAATCATCAACGATATTCTTTATCTTGATAAGCTTCAACATGGTGAAATCTTATTAAGTATCCAACAAAATAACATTCTTGAAACCTATAAAAAAGCATTAAGCCCCCTCCTTCACCTGATACAACAGAAAAACATTCATTTAAGTGAGGTCAATCTCCTGAATCGGGTTATATTTGAGTATGATGAAGCCAGAATGATTCAATTGCTTCAGAATATATGGGGAAATGCCTTAAAATTTACGGATGAACAGGGAACGATACAAACTAAATTATTTGAAAAGGAAAATCAATTGATAATTACCATTTTCAATACCGGAAAGCACATCCCGGAAGAGGATCTGGAAATGATTTTTGACAAGTTTTATCAATCCAGAAATCAAAATATTTTAAAACCTACAGGAAGCGGACTTGGCCTTGCCATTTCCAAGAAAATAATACAAGCCCACAACGGAAGTATAAAAGCGGAAAACAGCGGTCTTGGAGTAACTTTTACCATCAGCCTTCCTAACAGTATAACAAAAGAGATTAAAAATGAAGTTGAACACCTTTAA
- the acs gene encoding acetate--CoA ligase, producing the protein MRNYLIEDLPQYFEDYKKSIKNPKKFWDKVADQNFVWYQRWSKVVKYDMNEAKIEWFKNAKLNITKNCLDRHLAIRGDKTAIIWEPNDPKEEAQHISYNELYTRVNKTANVLKDMGIEKGDRVCIYLPMIPELAITMLACAKLGAVHSVIFAGFSASAVSSRVNDCEAKMIITSDGSYRGSKVLDLKSIVDEALEKTPTIEKVLVVKRTHNEIKMKEGRDHWLADLYEKASTDFVTVIMDSEDPLFILYTSGSTGKPKGMLHTCAGYMVYTAYTFKNVFNYKENDIYWCTADIGWITGHSYILYGPLLNGATTVIFEGVPTYPEPDRFWEVIEKHKITQFYTAPTAIRSLAKESTEWVDKHDLSSLKVIGSVGEPINDEAWHWFNDHVGKKKCPIVDTWWQTETGGIMISPLPFVTPTKPTYATLPLPGIQPVLMDDKRNEITGNQVTGNLCIRFPWPGIARTIWGDHQRYKETYFTAFPGKYFTGDGALRDEVGYYRITGRVDDVIIVSGHNLGTAPIEDSINQHPAVAESAIVGYPHDIKGNALYGYVTLKETGEGRDKENLKKEINQLISDQIGPIAKLDKIQFVSGLPKTRSGKIMRRILRKIAEGDFSNFGDISTLLNPEIVDEIKNERI; encoded by the coding sequence ATGAGAAATTACTTAATAGAAGATTTACCACAATACTTTGAAGATTACAAAAAATCTATCAAAAATCCGAAGAAATTCTGGGATAAGGTAGCCGATCAAAATTTTGTGTGGTATCAGAGATGGAGCAAGGTTGTTAAGTACGATATGAATGAAGCTAAAATCGAATGGTTTAAAAATGCCAAACTTAATATCACCAAAAACTGTCTGGACAGGCATCTCGCCATAAGAGGAGATAAAACAGCCATTATCTGGGAACCGAATGATCCTAAAGAAGAGGCTCAGCATATTTCATACAACGAATTGTATACCCGTGTTAATAAAACAGCTAATGTTTTAAAGGATATGGGTATTGAAAAAGGAGACAGAGTCTGCATCTACCTTCCGATGATTCCGGAGTTGGCTATTACCATGCTGGCTTGTGCCAAACTGGGAGCTGTTCATTCTGTTATTTTTGCCGGATTTTCTGCCTCTGCCGTATCTTCAAGGGTGAATGATTGTGAAGCTAAAATGATAATCACTTCAGATGGAAGTTATAGAGGAAGTAAAGTTCTGGATCTGAAAAGTATTGTGGATGAAGCGTTGGAAAAAACACCAACTATTGAAAAAGTTTTGGTGGTGAAGAGAACTCACAATGAAATCAAGATGAAGGAAGGAAGAGATCATTGGCTGGCAGATCTGTATGAAAAAGCCTCCACTGATTTCGTAACCGTTATTATGGATTCTGAAGATCCGCTTTTCATTCTTTACACTTCCGGTTCTACTGGAAAACCAAAAGGAATGCTTCACACCTGTGCCGGATACATGGTCTATACCGCTTATACCTTCAAAAATGTATTTAATTATAAAGAAAACGATATTTATTGGTGTACCGCAGATATTGGTTGGATCACAGGCCACTCTTACATTCTTTACGGACCATTATTGAATGGAGCTACTACTGTTATTTTCGAGGGAGTCCCAACCTATCCTGAGCCGGATCGTTTCTGGGAAGTGATTGAAAAACATAAGATCACCCAATTCTATACCGCTCCTACTGCTATTCGTTCCTTAGCTAAAGAAAGCACTGAATGGGTAGACAAACATGATCTGAGCTCTTTGAAAGTAATCGGATCTGTAGGAGAACCTATCAATGATGAAGCATGGCATTGGTTTAACGATCACGTAGGAAAGAAGAAATGTCCGATTGTTGATACCTGGTGGCAAACCGAAACGGGAGGAATCATGATTTCACCGCTTCCTTTTGTAACTCCCACCAAACCAACTTATGCCACTCTTCCTCTACCGGGAATCCAACCCGTTTTGATGGATGATAAGCGTAATGAAATTACTGGAAATCAGGTAACCGGAAACTTATGTATCCGTTTTCCATGGCCGGGAATCGCAAGAACCATCTGGGGTGACCATCAAAGATATAAAGAAACTTACTTTACCGCTTTCCCTGGAAAATATTTTACGGGAGATGGCGCTTTGAGAGACGAAGTAGGCTACTACAGAATTACCGGCCGTGTTGATGATGTAATCATTGTTTCCGGACACAATTTAGGAACTGCTCCTATTGAAGACAGCATCAACCAACACCCTGCCGTTGCAGAATCTGCCATCGTAGGTTATCCACATGACATCAAAGGAAATGCTTTATATGGCTATGTAACACTTAAAGAAACCGGCGAAGGTCGTGATAAGGAAAACCTTAAGAAAGAAATCAATCAGTTGATTTCCGATCAGATTGGGCCTATTGCTAAGCTGGATAAAATACAATTCGTTTCAGGACTTCCAAAAACACGTTCCGGTAAGATTATGCGTAGAATTCTTAGGAAAATTGCAGAGGGAGACTTCAGTAATTTCGGAGATATCAGCACATTACTAAATCCGGAAATTGTAGATGAAATTAAAAACGAAAGAATTTAA
- a CDS encoding DUF6814 family protein: MNGLKKILGILWIAIAVVVGYFGITVMGIPKITSGKQEDLVFGIIIMFVLMPIISGGMAVFGYYSLTGEYSDEKI, translated from the coding sequence ATGAACGGACTAAAAAAAATATTAGGTATACTTTGGATCGCAATAGCAGTGGTCGTAGGGTATTTTGGAATTACGGTAATGGGAATCCCCAAGATCACTTCAGGAAAACAGGAAGATTTGGTTTTCGGAATCATCATTATGTTTGTACTGATGCCGATTATCTCAGGCGGAATGGCTGTTTTTGGTTACTATTCCTTAACCGGAGAATATTCTGATGAAAAAATATAA
- a CDS encoding RelA/SpoT family protein, which translates to MSYDLEQENKEILARYKDLISNTYRTLDEENNKLIRKAFDIALDAHKDQRRKSGEPYIYHPIAVAKIVATEIGLGATSIACALLHDVIEDSDYTYEDLKKIFGEKIANIVNGLTKISIMNHQNISVQSENYRKLLLTLSEDFRVILIKIADRLHNMRTLESMAPDKQKKIASETVYIYAPMAHRLGLYNIKSELEDLSLKYNNPEVYNEITEKLELAKESRERYIEEFKTEVSERLKEEGLNFTIKGRAKAISSIYRKMLKQGVSFEEVFDNYAIRIIYKSDAKNEKFLAWKIYSIVTDVYHSNPSRMRDWITQPRSTGYESLHLTVLGPDKKWIEAQIRSERMDEIAEKGVAAHYKYKEGYKQSSDDRNFEKWVTEIREVLEQQQNLSTSELLDNIKLNLYSKEVFVFTPKGEIKILPTNATALDFAFSVHSDLGMKCLGAKINGKLVPISYILQNGDQIDILSSQNQKPKSDWLEFVVTSKAKSKIKSYLNSQKNQLVEEGKEILQRKLRHAKINFNDEEINKLQKFFNLKSSQELFLKFQSNELDVSSLRKYIESKNVFNNLLSRFRKSPSKSVNFEEPKEQNLDMIVFGKDEEKLNYTYAKCCTVIPGDKIFGFITISDGIKVHSDNCPNAINLRAQYDYRVIPAKWVNEESFKNRVKIEIEGLDRMGMINDITTVISGSMGMDMKSMSIESNNGVFTGNINLEVKNKGQLEETFKKLKNINGVSRVRRLQS; encoded by the coding sequence ATGAGTTACGATTTAGAACAAGAGAATAAAGAGATCCTTGCCAGATATAAGGATCTGATTTCTAACACCTACAGAACGCTGGATGAGGAAAATAACAAACTTATCCGGAAAGCATTCGATATTGCATTGGATGCTCATAAGGACCAAAGGAGAAAATCCGGGGAGCCTTACATTTACCATCCTATCGCTGTAGCCAAAATTGTAGCGACAGAAATTGGCTTGGGCGCAACTTCCATTGCCTGTGCATTGCTTCATGATGTGATTGAGGATTCTGACTATACCTATGAAGATCTGAAAAAAATCTTTGGGGAAAAAATCGCCAATATCGTGAATGGATTAACCAAAATATCCATCATGAATCATCAGAATATCTCTGTACAGTCAGAAAACTACAGAAAACTGTTGCTGACACTGTCTGAGGATTTCAGGGTTATTCTGATCAAAATTGCAGACCGTCTTCACAATATGCGGACATTGGAAAGTATGGCTCCGGACAAGCAGAAAAAAATCGCTTCAGAAACGGTTTATATCTATGCTCCGATGGCTCACCGTCTTGGGTTATATAATATCAAATCCGAGCTGGAAGACCTTTCCCTAAAATACAATAATCCTGAGGTATACAATGAAATCACGGAGAAATTGGAATTGGCCAAAGAAAGCCGCGAAAGATATATTGAAGAATTCAAAACTGAAGTTTCTGAACGACTGAAAGAAGAAGGTTTAAATTTCACCATCAAAGGACGTGCAAAAGCTATTTCTTCCATTTACAGAAAAATGCTGAAGCAGGGGGTTTCTTTTGAAGAAGTTTTTGACAACTATGCGATCAGAATTATCTATAAATCGGATGCTAAAAACGAAAAATTCCTGGCATGGAAGATTTATTCCATTGTTACGGATGTTTATCACAGTAACCCATCAAGAATGCGTGACTGGATTACCCAACCCCGTTCTACAGGATATGAAAGTTTGCACCTGACCGTTCTTGGCCCAGATAAAAAATGGATTGAAGCACAGATCCGTTCAGAACGAATGGATGAGATCGCTGAAAAAGGGGTGGCTGCTCATTACAAATACAAGGAAGGCTATAAGCAAAGTTCTGATGATCGTAATTTTGAAAAATGGGTTACGGAGATCCGTGAAGTGCTTGAGCAGCAGCAAAACCTGTCTACTTCCGAACTTTTGGATAATATCAAACTGAACCTTTATTCCAAAGAAGTATTTGTGTTTACGCCAAAAGGAGAAATTAAAATTCTACCAACCAATGCAACCGCTCTGGACTTTGCCTTTTCCGTCCACTCTGACCTGGGAATGAAGTGTTTGGGGGCCAAAATCAATGGAAAATTGGTTCCTATTTCCTATATTCTACAAAATGGTGATCAGATCGATATCCTTTCTTCTCAGAATCAGAAACCTAAATCTGACTGGCTGGAGTTCGTTGTCACTTCGAAAGCTAAATCAAAGATTAAAAGCTACCTGAATTCCCAGAAAAATCAACTGGTAGAAGAAGGAAAAGAAATTTTACAAAGAAAACTTCGTCATGCGAAAATCAATTTTAATGATGAAGAAATTAATAAATTACAAAAGTTTTTTAACTTAAAATCTTCTCAGGAACTTTTCCTTAAATTCCAAAGCAACGAACTGGATGTCAGTAGCTTAAGAAAATACATTGAAAGTAAGAACGTATTCAACAACTTACTCTCAAGATTCAGAAAGTCTCCATCTAAAAGCGTTAACTTCGAGGAACCGAAAGAGCAAAACCTTGATATGATCGTCTTTGGAAAAGATGAGGAAAAACTGAATTACACCTATGCAAAATGCTGTACTGTAATTCCGGGAGACAAGATCTTCGGATTTATCACTATTTCTGATGGAATCAAGGTACACAGTGATAACTGTCCGAATGCCATTAATCTTAGAGCACAATATGACTACCGTGTCATTCCTGCCAAATGGGTGAACGAAGAAAGTTTCAAAAACCGAGTGAAAATTGA
- a CDS encoding AMP-binding protein — translation MDSDTLFKQSIEDKEKFWKEQAEAIQWFQFPQQILSKDPNDYPQWFADGELNMCYLCIDKHIEDGFGDQNAIVYDSPVTGQKRIYTFNQAKEEISKLAGGLTSLGLKKGDTAVIYMPMIPQTLFAMLACARIGVIHNVVFGGFAPHELVVRIDDCKPKVLITATAGIEIAKRIPYLPLVEKAIELAQDKVDNIIVYDRKLVDNRDEMFDGLIDYEELVQKSAPIDCVSIESTHPLYLLYTSGTTGKPKGIVRDTGGYATALKFSMKYMYGVEPGETYWAASDFGWAVGHSYSVYGPLLNRNTTIIFEGKPIMTPDAGTFWRIISEYKVSVMFTAPTAIRAIKKEDPNGELVKKYDLSHFKKQFLAGERCDVATLDWFGEHIGVPAIDHWWQTESGWPMLGLLTFDDNYNIKRASAGKPIPGYDIKIFDENGLELNPHHEGYLVIKLPLPPGAMLGIWKDYDRFENSYLSQYKGYYFSGDGAIQDEDGYIFITGRVDDVINVAGHRLSTSEMEEIVSSHPDVAECAVVGIDDDLKGQVPFATVVLKNGSSITEEDIEKNIIQMVREKIGAVAFLKNTMVVKRLPKTRSGKILRKLIRTLLDGKDFQIPSTIDDEKIIEEIQEKIREYRG, via the coding sequence ATGGATTCAGATACTCTATTTAAACAAAGCATAGAAGACAAAGAAAAATTTTGGAAAGAGCAGGCCGAAGCTATACAATGGTTTCAATTCCCTCAACAAATCCTATCAAAAGACCCCAACGACTATCCACAGTGGTTTGCTGATGGAGAGCTTAATATGTGTTATTTATGTATTGACAAACATATTGAAGATGGTTTTGGCGATCAGAATGCTATTGTTTACGATTCTCCGGTTACAGGTCAAAAGAGAATATATACATTCAATCAGGCCAAGGAAGAAATATCAAAATTGGCAGGAGGATTAACTTCTTTAGGACTAAAAAAAGGTGACACAGCGGTTATTTATATGCCGATGATCCCACAAACCCTTTTTGCTATGCTTGCCTGCGCAAGAATTGGCGTTATTCATAATGTGGTTTTTGGCGGATTCGCTCCTCATGAGCTGGTGGTAAGAATTGATGACTGTAAGCCTAAAGTTTTAATCACGGCAACCGCAGGAATAGAGATCGCCAAAAGAATCCCTTATCTTCCATTGGTAGAAAAGGCCATTGAATTGGCACAGGATAAAGTAGACAATATTATCGTTTACGACAGAAAATTAGTAGATAATCGGGATGAAATGTTTGATGGACTGATCGATTATGAAGAATTGGTTCAAAAATCAGCTCCTATTGACTGTGTTTCTATAGAATCCACTCACCCACTCTATCTGCTTTATACTTCCGGAACTACAGGAAAACCTAAAGGGATTGTTCGTGACACGGGCGGCTATGCCACAGCACTAAAGTTCTCCATGAAATACATGTACGGTGTTGAACCCGGCGAAACCTATTGGGCTGCCTCTGATTTCGGTTGGGCTGTTGGACACAGTTATTCTGTTTATGGGCCGCTCCTCAATAGAAATACAACAATTATTTTTGAAGGAAAGCCTATTATGACACCTGATGCAGGAACTTTTTGGAGAATTATCTCTGAATATAAAGTTTCTGTTATGTTCACAGCTCCCACTGCTATCAGAGCAATAAAAAAAGAAGACCCTAATGGTGAACTGGTAAAAAAATATGATCTGTCTCATTTCAAAAAGCAGTTTCTTGCCGGTGAACGCTGTGATGTAGCTACTTTGGACTGGTTTGGTGAGCATATCGGGGTTCCAGCTATCGATCACTGGTGGCAGACAGAGTCCGGATGGCCAATGCTCGGCTTATTAACATTTGACGACAATTACAACATCAAAAGAGCTTCTGCAGGAAAACCCATTCCAGGATATGACATCAAAATTTTTGATGAAAACGGACTGGAGCTGAACCCGCACCATGAAGGCTATTTAGTTATAAAGTTACCTCTTCCGCCAGGAGCTATGCTAGGAATCTGGAAGGATTATGATCGATTTGAGAACAGCTATTTATCCCAATACAAAGGATATTATTTTTCCGGTGACGGCGCTATACAGGATGAAGATGGCTATATTTTCATCACGGGAAGAGTGGATGACGTAATCAATGTAGCCGGCCATCGACTTTCAACATCCGAAATGGAAGAAATTGTTTCTTCACATCCTGATGTTGCGGAATGCGCTGTGGTGGGAATTGATGATGATCTAAAAGGACAGGTTCCGTTTGCAACGGTGGTTCTAAAAAATGGTTCCTCCATTACCGAAGAGGACATCGAAAAAAATATCATTCAGATGGTTCGTGAAAAGATTGGCGCTGTAGCTTTTTTAAAAAACACAATGGTTGTCAAAAGATTACCCAAAACCCGATCCGGAAAGATTTTAAGAAAGCTTATCAGAACATTGCTGGACGGGAAAGATTTTCAGATTCCGTCTACCATTGATGATGAAAAAATTATTGAAGAAATCCAGGAAAAGATCAGGGAATATAGGGGGTAA
- a CDS encoding response regulator transcription factor, which translates to MKKIIIADDEHKILMSLEYSFKKNGYDVYIARDGTEVLEFLKTMVPDVILLDIMMPNLDGYSTLDLIKQDEKMKNTKVIFLSAKNNPRDIEKGLEMGADAYVTKPYSIKKLMQQIEEMF; encoded by the coding sequence ATGAAAAAGATAATCATTGCGGATGATGAACACAAAATATTAATGTCACTGGAATATAGTTTTAAAAAGAACGGTTATGACGTTTATATTGCCCGTGATGGAACGGAGGTTCTGGAGTTTTTAAAAACCATGGTTCCGGATGTGATTCTTCTCGATATCATGATGCCGAATCTTGACGGTTACAGCACGTTAGACCTCATCAAACAGGATGAAAAAATGAAAAACACCAAGGTGATCTTCCTGAGCGCGAAAAACAATCCAAGAGATATTGAAAAAGGGCTTGAAATGGGGGCGGACGCCTATGTAACAAAACCCTATTCTATTAAAAAACTGATGCAGCAGATTGAGGAGATGTTTTAG
- a CDS encoding MFS transporter codes for MSENHHESYENMTDRQKNRTIWSVITASSLGTLIEWYDFYIFGSLAIVLATKFFPADNPTAAFLSTLATFAAGFVVRPFGALFFGRLGDIIGRKYTFLVTLLIMGFSTFLIGCIPSYETIGFLAPVLVLILRLLQGLALGGEYGGAATYVAEYAQPHRRGYWTSWIQTTATAGLFISLIVILITKTTLSPEEFDGWGWRIPFWISILMVGVSYIIRKNMKESPLFAKAKSEGKTSKNPLKESFGNKFNFKFVLLALFGAAMGQGVIWYTGQFYAMSFMQKVMNIDSTQVDYLMATALFLGTPFFVFFGWLSDKIGRKAVMMTGMLIAILAYRPIYDTMFKSVSLENKTVATNGITEKRTAKIHKDIATDSLVTFHKETLFTDGTLIKKDSIVHWSPSGPVMKEGKAEEPKVSQSVKVSDSTKWYLVFMVFIQVIFVTMVYGPIAAFLVEMFPVRIRYTSMSLPYHIGNGVFGGLLPAVATYLVTTGKEAGHATWYLEGLWYPIGVAAVCLIIGLIYLKNKNNNLHD; via the coding sequence ATGAGCGAAAATCATCACGAAAGCTACGAAAATATGACCGACAGGCAGAAAAACCGCACTATTTGGAGTGTGATCACCGCCTCATCCCTCGGAACATTGATAGAATGGTATGACTTCTATATCTTTGGAAGTTTAGCCATCGTTTTAGCGACCAAGTTTTTCCCGGCTGACAATCCGACAGCAGCATTTTTGTCTACTTTAGCTACTTTTGCCGCAGGATTTGTGGTAAGACCTTTTGGGGCTTTATTCTTCGGAAGATTGGGTGACATTATCGGAAGAAAATATACTTTCCTCGTCACGCTACTCATTATGGGATTTTCCACGTTCCTGATCGGATGTATCCCAAGTTATGAAACCATCGGGTTCCTTGCTCCGGTTTTGGTTTTAATCCTAAGATTATTACAAGGACTTGCTCTTGGGGGTGAATATGGAGGAGCCGCAACCTATGTAGCAGAATATGCACAACCACATCGAAGAGGTTACTGGACTTCATGGATCCAAACTACAGCCACCGCAGGACTTTTCATTTCACTAATTGTTATTTTAATCACAAAGACCACCCTTTCTCCGGAAGAATTCGATGGTTGGGGTTGGAGAATTCCTTTCTGGATTTCCATTTTAATGGTAGGTGTTTCATATATCATCAGAAAAAACATGAAAGAGTCTCCGCTTTTTGCCAAGGCAAAAAGTGAAGGCAAAACTTCTAAAAATCCTTTAAAAGAGAGTTTTGGTAATAAATTCAACTTCAAATTCGTTTTGCTTGCCCTTTTTGGAGCAGCTATGGGACAAGGGGTAATCTGGTATACCGGACAATTCTACGCCATGAGCTTCATGCAAAAAGTAATGAATATTGATTCTACGCAGGTAGATTATTTAATGGCAACCGCTTTGTTTTTAGGAACTCCTTTCTTTGTATTTTTCGGTTGGCTGTCAGATAAAATCGGACGAAAAGCGGTGATGATGACCGGAATGCTGATTGCTATTTTAGCTTACAGACCTATTTACGACACTATGTTCAAAAGCGTCAGCCTTGAAAATAAAACAGTTGCCACCAACGGAATTACAGAAAAGAGAACGGCAAAAATTCACAAGGATATTGCAACAGACAGCCTTGTTACCTTCCATAAAGAAACACTTTTCACCGATGGTACTTTAATAAAAAAAGACAGCATCGTTCACTGGTCACCAAGCGGTCCGGTTATGAAAGAGGGAAAAGCTGAAGAACCAAAGGTTTCACAATCGGTAAAAGTAAGTGACAGCACAAAATGGTATTTGGTATTCATGGTATTCATCCAGGTCATCTTTGTAACCATGGTTTACGGTCCCATTGCTGCGTTCCTTGTTGAAATGTTCCCGGTAAGAATCCGTTACACCTCGATGTCCTTGCCTTATCACATTGGAAATGGGGTATTTGGAGGACTTCTTCCTGCCGTAGCTACTTATCTTGTAACCACCGGAAAAGAAGCCGGACATGCCACATGGTATCTGGAAGGATTATGGTATCCGATTGGAGTGGCCGCAGTCTGTTTGATTATCGGATTAATTTATCTTAAAAATAAGAACAATAATCTTCACGATTAA